GCAGTTggctttaggggtggggtttggttgCTCCCTTTAAAAATCATACTAAATGATCACGAATTTGTAttcattagccactaaactaacaaattGTAAAAAAGCCACGTTTCCTCATAAGATCAGGCTGGCTATTCAGAAGTGCAGAATAgttgtcacagtcaccagcgatctagcccatgcagatccctggagaactacaaatctgccagcaaaagaccTACAagctccagtcatgcaccactcacacacctgacatagatcctgtctgattgcaaacactcacagctgaagctgctcatgaactgattacatggataTAAggtcagcacacaaacacacagaagttgcTAAGTCTTGTTGTACAGTATCGTGAACGTTACAATGTGTTTTCCTTGCTGTGgttttgaccctcgctttgttttgtttgtttatttctgttcatctgaccatctgcctgtgtattagactacgactctggatttgactatacatacatctgtttgctcctgattgtgacggGTGCTTGCCTGAACATTCTCgttaataaaccctgcatttggatccaaaCTCTGTTGTCAATGCCCATTCAAATTACCCAATCCCAACAAAAAAGACAGGTTTATAATCTAAGTAAGGATAAAATACATCCTGCGACTTTTTATtgcaatataataatgatattttgttgttattgttattaatgttttcTTAATACTTTGTCCACCACTAGGAACAGATTTAGGGTCTGATTCATAAATCTACATAGAAACTTTACTAAAAGTGAATGTACAcaagaatacatttaaattgatttattaatgattatggctcatatgataaTTTAAAGTGTTTCAATTGAGTCAATATTTAAGTTAGATATGTTAACTTGTGCTTTACTTACGTCTGTTTGGATAACAGAGGGATTGTTTGCTGCTGGTCTCAACCTGACTTTTTATGGGTGCAACATTTTCTGGAATCTCACATCTTCATTAAAGGAGAAAACCATGACGGCTTACTCTCTGTTGCTGGACTGGGTGAAGAAGCAACACCCGGGCTCGGACGAACAAAGCATTAACATCATCGCTGCAGATTTTGTTGGCCTGAACAGCTTTGCTCACGATATCATTCAGCTCAACACTGCCAAAACTAGTTAATGAAGATCTAGTGGACAGAGGTAGATACTGTTACATTTcgtaaatgaaagaaagaatataTATGTTAAATGGGGATGCAATAGAGTGCTGCagaaatgacatgttttataggcctgaaaccagaagtttacatactgtcacggattggccaggctcttccaccagcatcacacaacgagcaccttcacctgagtatttaccaggcacagctgcacccaatcactcctattcactatataagcacacacctcacttcagtcagtgtccgatctcgttcccacgaagcgaactcatagcgagtacctcctggtagtcactatcacatttatcaaatctcttgaacttacctgatctctgtttcgttccagtctgtccagtgttcccggtgtcttGTCTATATTGAGTGTGttgtcagtctgtcttccccgcaagccctctggtgtgtgcattcggtctccctcagtgtctgtcatccatcctgctccaaaGAAGGAATATCAGCTCAACCAAACTTCAATCACATCCCCATTGTTATCCTTTTGTGCTCTGctactgtaataaacatctttcatcatttactcatctaacttgtccgtctgcttccctaacacatacactctaaaaagggaacataatcattttttaaaagatgtgtgatggtaaatcatactaaacatttacttttttaggtccattaggattacctaaatgatttacatttgctaaatgccagaataatgagaatttatttttgagaatttttaaataatttctagaCAGTGAAATATTTACATGCATTTCCTTGGTATATTTTtaactttgcttttaaactgtatagctttggtcaaatgttttgggtatctTTCCACAAGCTAGTTTGAAGGAATTTAagcccattcctcctgacagaattggtgtaactgagtcaaaTTTGTTGGCTgtcaactctgcccacaaattttctataggattgagatcagggctttgtgatggccactccaaaacatttaCTCTGTTGTCCCTCCTGCACAACAagatgctgccgcccccatatTTCACAGTTGgcatggtgttcctaggcttgtataAGCTTTTCCCTTTGTCCttcaaatgtaacactggtcattatggccaaacagttcaatcttagttctatcagaccacaggacatgtctccaaaaattattattttccccagtgtaatttagcaaattgtaatctggcttttttgttgattccgacttgttgattttcccatgttgtcacacaaggaagcagtgtgtttgaggttttccttaaatactattccgttgtgcctccaattaactcaaatgttgtcaattagccaatcagaaacttccaaaaccttgacaccgtcgtctgagctttttcagaggcataaaAATCTTATTGTATGTCAACATGACTTTCAAGTAATTTCTCAAAAAATCTCTCTCCCATTATTCTGCTATTAGgcataacagaaacaaatttgGTAATCCTAatttacctaaaagagaaaaagtttagtcacattaacatctgacctttttaaaatggttatgAGCCTTTTTAtatagtgtatgtaaacttctggtttcaactatAAATGTCAGCCATTTTGCATATCCTTTGTTTTGAAGtcagtgtttttttaatgcatttagggGCAAGGCCTGAGATAAGGTCGCTAATGACAAACCCAAGATAAATTTatgctttaataataaaataaataaagaataccaTCAGCAAACGATCATCTTATGATTTTTTTAAGCTTTAACTTGTCTTGATAAAGGCTGTGCTTGCTgacaagttgctaaatgggaccaTAGTGGCTAATGTGTTAAATTTAATGTGAACTGGAAAACTCACTAGTccacttttacatttttggaatCAACATTTAAGGCTCAAGCTCAAACTTTCTAGGAAAATATTTTCAGATAAAGACCAAACTAGTTTAGTGGCGAGGTTGGACTCTTTGtggtgtagtttgtttattacagcCTTTGTTTAGCTTTTTACTTCTGACTGCCAGTTATAAAAGTTTTGTTCAGATAATCATACTGCATCAAATGTAAAAACCAAAATCAATATCATATATGAATCAAATCAATATCATAAACTTCTTTTCCATATGTGTATTGTTTAGATTACTGCAGTAATCCAAACGCTAAATGGAAAATGTTGGTATTGGTAGAGGTACCTGGTTATTTAGACTCATTAGAATTTAAATTTCCTAATGGTTTTCTAACTTACCTTAtggcaaacagaaaaaaaatgaacagacTGTACTTTAATCTCTAATTTTCAGTACCATTTCAGTGGCCATTCTGAAAGCAGAAAGGATATATTGATTGAGATATTGCAAATGGTATTTGAATTTAGATGATGGGATTAGAAATCAAGTTCTGTTGGGTTCCAGTTTATAGTGGATTAACAGGGAATGAGCTGGCAGATGAGGGCGCTAAAGAAGCTACAAGAAATTCAATTATAGAAGTAAAATATAGTAGAGATAAATGTTTTAAtcaagtgattaaaaaaaatagatggCAAAAACAGTGGGAGGAAGAAAAAATGGGAGGTGGTTGTTTAATATACAAAGAAATGTGGATAAAGGAAGAATAACAAGTAGAAGTAGGAAGGAAGAGAGTGTAATTTCAAGAATTAGATTTGTATGTACAGGACTCAACAGTTCATTGCACAAAATGAAACAACATCAGACTGGAAAATGTGATTATTGTGGgcaagaagaaactgtggagcaTGTAATTATGAAATGTCGGAAGTACTATAGGGAAAggaaagcatttattttaaatttgaaaagagttaatattaattttaatttggttAAAGTGCTAAAAACAAGTCAAATGAGGAATGTATAGAatttttaattctatttaaaaaaatgtctaaattagATCAAAGAATTTAGATAGAAGTGGTAtacgttgtttttgttttttttttcaaaagatggATTGTCAGTGCGATCATGGCCTACACTCCTAACCAgcaggtggcggtaatgcacctAGAAGTTGTATGCCAACCGCCAGTTCTTTATGAAAAGAAGAAGAACAAACGCACACTTGTTTGTTTTGGCTGTTTTGCAAAAAACAACCGAATTTTTAGATGCTCCCTAACACTGTTGTCATCCATACTGAAGAGACAAAAAGTGTCAGGAGAGGAACATGAACATGGAAAATTAAACTAAAGTACTGTTGGCTTCTATAGTCATATTTCCTGGTCTTCTAACTTACCTGGTGGCAAAAAGAAAACTTAACAGTTTTTAATCTGTTAATTAATTTGTTGTCGTTTCTTTCCCAAAAAGTACTATCTCAATTCTGGGTCAGTGAACGTTATTCCTTCACAAAAATCTCTTATTTTGTTGACAATAAACACATAGGCTTAAAAGGTATctttgtatgaattttattttacaattgttataaaaaatatataatttataaaaaataaatgaaacatttgtgGGGCAACAAACGTGCACCAGCTTGTTTTGGCTACTTGGCGAAAAACAAACGAATTTTCAGACGGTCCCTAACACTGTTGTCGAACTTGTCCATGCTGAAGAAAGTGCCACGAGAGCGACATGAACAGAGAAAATCTATAAGTTTTCGAACatcattaacaaaacaaacacaatataGACATCCAACAATGTGTCTGACAGGTGATGACGTGCAGAAAAACGCGGTAACAGTGCTCATTTTTCAGTTTTAGCGTCTGACGTAGGCTAGAGGATGGTTAGGCTAACGTTACTGCGAAGTGTCAATAAGAGCATTCTAGGTTTTTGTTAATAATTCACAAAACGCAATAAAATGGAGGATGAAGATTGTTATGCGGATTGGATGTCCAAGATGCCCTCTCATTTTTGGGACATCCCTTTGTGGAATCTCGCTATACCGGGTACGTTAAAGTTGCTCATTGCATTACGTTAATTAACAGTATTTAAACCCTGTACCACTgttattatttaacaataaacatttatttttattttccaggAAGTCATGACAGCATGAGTTACTGTTTAGATAAGCAATCCTCAGTAGCGAACTCCACGCCGAGGGTGGTGCAAGTGTTGGACAAGTATTTTCCTTGTATAGTTCGGCCCTGTATAATGAAATGGGCAACAACACAGGTAGTTTATTTATGAGCAATTCCGTGCAAacgtcaaccttgccataaaaaaaatggaattgctcttattattaatatttattaacattatgtGTTAATGTTAACATAACCAAAGCATCAATTGCATCTATGGCGTCATTCTACCTCATTTTGTATTCCACATATAAAGTCATGCAGATTTAGAATAACATAAgtgtgtaaataatgacaaagtggcacttttttatttttatttattttatttgcaggaGGGCGCCATCTCTAACCAACTGGATTTGGGCATTCGGTTCCTGGATCTAAGAATAGCACATAAAGTAAAAGACCCTGATGAAGTTTTCTACTTTGCACATGGAGTCTACTCTCTTCTGACAGTTAAAGTATGTCTCTGATACGCTCTACTCTTTTTAAAAGAATGTTAGTTCCTCATTCTGAGACAGAGAATAACTttggttgtgttttattttaaggaAGCGCTGACAGAAGTTGTACATTGGTTAGATCAACACAATAAGGAAGTGGTCATCATTGCACTTTCTAGTTTTGAAGGCATGAACCTGGATCAGCACAGAGACCTCATTCAGTTTCTCATTGCCACattcaacaaaaaaatctgtCCCAAATCTGTAAGTAACCTGTTTTTAAAGCATTTGCAAGGGAGAATTTCTTTTTATTGACCCTGCAAGAAGTTTTTaggaaattttaataaataattcatccaaaaattacCCCATCATTTACTCAAGCCATCGTCAatgtatatgtgtttttattcttTCAGACGAACACAGTCGgggtagttttacattttattcttagatagtgtcttttattttaaagctttgAAAAATTCATAAACCTGTTTTCAAAAAAATCCCATTTGCAGCCAGGTGGTTAAAGCATGTCTTATAAAGCAGGTTGACATGTTTTTGTAGCAGAAGTATATCTAATTTACAAATTTAGAACTCCAGTTACTGAGTTCTGGCAGCGGCTGTATGCACATTATGTGCAACTGTAGTTTATAATGCATGACGTAAGATGGGTAgacaccatacctgccaacactcccttCCCAACAACTACGTCTGGTCTGCGGCTGCGCTCCCCTGTTTGCTGTATTCTCCAGTccagatttatattttaatgctttCTTGTTTACTCCTCCTGTTTGTGTACCTtcttaattgacattttaatttagcctacccttttagtttaattatatatagttaATTATTTTAGATAATCtaaacaatcgcctcacagcaagaaggtcgctggttcgagcctcagctgggtcagttggcgtttctgtgtggagtttgcatgttctcctcgtgtttgcccatgggtttcctctgggtgctccggtttccgtccaaagacatgcgctataggtaaattgggatGGCTAAATTGTcagaagtgtatgtgtgtgaatgagtgtgcatggaagtttcccagtgttgggttgcaggtggaagggcacccgctgcgtaaaacatgcaggataagttggtggttcattacgctgtggcgaccccagattgataaagggactgagccaaaaataaaatgagtgaatgaacgtTGAGGCAGGTTAAAGCTAAgctctgcagggacactggccttGCAGGACTGAGgctggtgacccctgctttaattcTTAACTTCTAAGGTCTTCAGAATGTATTGCCTGGTGGGCTCAGAAGGCTATGGGCCCAAGAGGTTATCTGGGTTCATTTCATCTATCGCTTTGTGCCAAAAAATAACTCAGGAAAGCCTGAACTAATGTTTCCACATGCACCTTTTTATTGCAGAGAATCCATATTCCTATTGAGAATgggcaaaaatatattaattatctgGATCTGGTTGCTCTAATGAGCTGACTCTCACTTGGTTGCCCGTTGATCACATTTCTCTAAAAGTTGCCCAGTGTAATGTAACGTGAACACACCTGACCCTGTCATTCTTCCTCTTTGCCACATGAGGGAGCTTTTGCATGAATTCTCATAACCAGCATACCTGAATCTGGTTTTTCCCCTTTACATAATGTATAAATGAACTTTGAATGAGTCAAAATAAGAAAGACATAAAAAATGTCTAGAGGCTTATGTCCTCGTGTCCAAAATCAAAAATCCTATCTTCCATCTCTAACATCAAAATTTATCAATATATCATCAATATGATTAAAGGGATTTCTTTCAAAGACTGAAAATCACTTTTGGCCACTGTATGACTTCTATCTTTTTTCCCCCCTCATTTTTGTTAAATCATAACCATAGTTCATCTGTATTTACTGCCCAAAAGGGAGAAAATTGTCAGTTTGTGTCCACAGTTTTTATCTCCTGCATCATTGGTGCCATTTTTACACGCTAAGCACCTCTTTAAACTTAAAgcttattaaaaatgttacataTATATCAAATTCAAagataaaaaaggtaaaaaattcAGTTTCcatatttccatattttgtgattcacaagtgttttctttttgtctgcgattttgaattgcattgtgggagcttgatctctgctctgtccactcttgatgttggaaattcaactctacattttaacaaagtgacttttagtaGACATTTTAgtagtataaaataatataagaaattataaacagagaaataagtctgtaaaacaacagaaaatgtactggcagtttatattaatatttattattaatattaaaaatattaatattggacaccaacccagacaacgtcaatttttttttacttttcaaggttaaacattgttaaaagaaagatcaatgtcccataatgcaattcaaaagcacaaataaacaaaatagaaacatgaatcacaaaatacaggaaactgctaatttacgatAACATAAAAGCTAAAACGATAGCTAAAAAACATAGCATAAGATCATGCTATCATGTTATTGACCAATAAAACATGAAATCTGATGGGATTGTGATGATGGCCAAATGTATTCTACAATATTCTACATTTTATTGATCTCTCTCTGGAATTGTTGTGATTTCAGGTCACCCCCTCACTACAGGAGTGCTGGAATCACAGTTATCAGGTTATTCTGTC
Above is a window of Danio aesculapii chromosome 6, fDanAes4.1, whole genome shotgun sequence DNA encoding:
- the zgc:112023 gene encoding PI-PLC X domain-containing protein 1 isoform X2 produces the protein MEDEDCYADWMSKMPSHFWDIPLWNLAIPGSHDSMSYCLDKQSSVANSTPRVVQVLDKYFPCIVRPCIMKWATTQEGAISNQLDLGIRFLDLRIAHKVKDPDEVFYFAHGVYSLLTVKEALTEVVHWLDQHNKEVVIIALSSFEGMNLDQHRDLIQFLIATFNKKICPKSVTPSLQECWNHSYQVILSYDDDSSTGYVELWPRCLYWWANKSDPNLVISYLEDKKNKGRPGQFFAAGLNLTEDARQEKKL
- the zgc:112023 gene encoding PI-PLC X domain-containing protein 1 isoform X1: MEDEDCYADWMSKMPSHFWDIPLWNLAIPGSHDSMSYCLDKQSSVANSTPRVVQVLDKYFPCIVRPCIMKWATTQEGAISNQLDLGIRFLDLRIAHKVKDPDEVFYFAHGVYSLLTVKEALTEVVHWLDQHNKEVVIIALSSFEGMNLDQHRDLIQFLIATFNKKICPKSVTPSLQECWNHSYQVILSYDDDSSTGYVELWPRCLYWWANKSDPNLVISYLEDKKNKGRPGQFFAAGLNLTEDARYVLCHPCQSLQSMTRHSYSLLMKWVKQQRPGSGQACLNIICADFVGIFSSEFTQLVIGLNQIEA